The DNA region TCAACGACCACACTAGCGCCCAGGTCCTTCCAGGGAAGGCTGCCAGGGTCCCGTTCGGCCAGCACCTTGATGGTTTTGCCGTTAACGATGATGCTATTTTCCCCGGCTTTCACCTCGGCATCGAGGATGCCGTGCACCGAGTCGTACTTGAGCAGGTGGGCGAGTGTTGCGGCGTCAGTCAAGTCGTTGACGGCTACGATGTCGATGTCCGGGTTGTTCAGGGCAGCCCGGAAGACGTTGCGGCCAATGCGGCCAAATCCGTTAATACCTACTTTTGTTGCCATACTGATAATTCCTCCCTAAAAGAATAATTTTTTTATTATTAAGATTTTTTATTATTAAGAGTTTATAATACCCTGGATGGCGCGGGCGGCGGCCTCGTCGGTAATCAGAATGTCCTGCCCGCCGGCCCCGGTGACAGCGACAATAGCGGCTGCCTTAGAGCTTCCGCCCGCTACGGCAATAACCCGGCCAATACCGGTTAAATCAGCCAGGCGCAACCCTACGCTGTTAGTAACATACACGACATCGCCCGTAATGGTGCAGTACTGGCCCAAGGCTTCGCCTACCGCGCCGCGGGCCGTAATTTCCCTGATCGTCTCTGCCGGCAAGCCGCGGCGGGCAGCCATTTGAGCCGCCTGTCCGATGCCATGAACCAAAATATGGGCGCGTTTAATCATGTCGGCTACTGCCCGTACGTTGCCGTCACTGGCAAGAATGGCCTCCAGCGCTTCCTCGCTTAAACCGTCAGGAATGTGCAGCAGGCGGTACCGCCCCCCCAGCTTGCCCGCAATCCGGGCAGCGATAGTATTGGCCTGGTATTCCACCTGTTCGCCCAACCCACCGCGGGCCGGCACCACCGTGGTGCCCGGCGCGCTAAACTGGACGGCGTCGGCGAGAGTAGCCATGGTAGAGCCGCCACTTACCGCAATGGTCATATTATCTCCCAGATATTGGCTTAATACTCCCGCGGCCGCTCGGCCGAGCTCGCGCTGCACCGCCGCGTCCGCCTGGCTATCGCCAGGAATGATAACTACCCGCTCAAGACGCAGTTTGACGGCAAGCTCTTCTTCCAGGTCAGTAAGCCCGCGCACCAGGCGGATATAAGCCGCCAGTTCGCTCAGCAGGGCGCCGCCTTCGTCGGTTACCGTCATGCCCAGCGGCGAAAAGTCGACCAAGCCGGCATTTTTTAAAAAATCTACCTGGGCACGAACAATGCGCTCACCCACGCCCAGCATGGCGGCCAGCGCGCGCCAGCCTACCGGCTGGGCATACTGAATATGCCGGAGTATATTATAACGATCTTCCATAACACTTATAAGTTCGGGAGCAATTTTTCGGTGCAGCCGGGCGATGTCTTTCACAAAGTTCTCCCCTCCGGGTCTATATATGTCCCACCGGTACCTGTTATGTCCCATTCCGGCCAAAAAAATTCGCCACTATGACCTTAATTTAATAAATATTATTCGGCAAATAGTGGCAATTTCCTGCTAAGTTTTAAAAAACTTTAAACACTTAACCCCGCCCCCAACCTCACACCTCACACCTCACACCTCATACCTCACACCTCATACCTCATACCTCACACCTCACACCTCATACCTCATACCTCATACCTCATTCCTCATACCTCATTCCTCATTCCTCATTCCCTTTTCACCGCCATCACACCGTCAATAGCCATAAGATTAGCGATTACCTCATTGACATTGACCCGGTCAGGAAAGTGCAGCATCAGCGTAACCAACAGCGAATGACCATGATCATCATGTTCTTCAATACGGATGTCGCGGATACTGACGCAGTGTTGTCCCAGATAAGACCCGATTTTGCCAATCTGCCCAGGCTTATCGACAATCGACAGGAGCAACGTGGCAGTATAACCTTGACTGTAGCTTTTTTCTAACCGGGAAAGCGTGGTAAGAGTCAGTAAAACCAGACAAGTAGTAAACAAGGCGCCCCAAAAATAGCCGGCCCCTACCGCCAGGCCTACACCTGATACCACCCAGATGCTGGCCGCTGTGGTCAGTCCCTTGACCGTCGCCCCTTCCTTCATGATGGTACCGGCGCCGAGGAAGCCGATGCCGCTCACCACTTGGGCCGCCAGCCGCGCCGGGTCGGCGTTGGTCTGGCCCTGTACCGAATAATAAATATTGATGGACAAAATCATGATGAGGCAAGACCCCAGACACACAAGCACATGGGTGCGAAGACCGGCCCATTTATTGCGCGACTGCCGTTCATAGCCGATAATACCGCCCAGCACGAAGGCCACGGCGACGCGGATGCAGATGTCAAGGTCACTGATCATCCCGCCAACCTCCAGTGTAATGTGTAATATAAAAATAATATGCTAGATATGCTAGCGCCGCAATGCTTAAAGGAAAACCGGCGATGCAAATCAACTGTCGCGCGCAACCCGTTTATTTGCCTCAAGCTTTAAGATATTGTTGTGCTTAAGGTATTCTATATTTACTCGAATATTCCTTTTATTTCAATTTTCTCGTTAAACGCAATGAAGCTTTCAGCTTGGAATAACGGGACTAACATATCCATCCACTCTTCACCAACAGTTCAAGAAGTTTCAACTCGCGTTCCGTTGCCATTCACAGCGACGTTTTGAGCCGAGCCAAGCGTCTTTTTTACTCCTCTTCTTGCCAGAAAAGCAACCGGGGCTTAGGGTCCAAGATAGATAAATATTGTTCTCTCACCCCATAATGCGCTTGGGGATCAAGCTTTTGATAGCGATAGTATTTTTCCAGCCGGTCGGCCGGCCGGACCCACCCCCAGTGCTGCAAGCGCACCTGGCAAGTTGCTCCCCGCAGGCTGGCGATACTAATCGGAAAACGTCCGCAATGCTGGGCTGTTTCTTGCCAAACGTAATTATAACCGGGCTTGTAACGAACTAAAAACGGCCGGTAATATTTGTGCGCTTGCCAATATTCATCCTCGCGGTACTGTTTTTCGGTCCACATATCGTAAAGGCGGAAGTAATATGCGTCAAAATGAGGGCTGCGCAACAGATGAGGCATGACGTCAACAATTTTGTCCTCAAACACCTCGTCAGCATCCAAAATTAGTATCCAATCAGGTTTAGTTTCCACCGCCAGATCCCACAGCTGCTTACGCAACGCCACTTCATTATGAAATCCCGGCTCGTCATTGACAACTATTTTATGCGGCAGGCTAGCAAGGCAACGGCGGCACACAGCAATGGTATGGTCTGTGCTGGCATCGTCCAGGATGACAGCTTCATGCACATAACGGGTCGCATGGGTGAGTACTTTCTCCAAGTAACGGTCTGCCTCGTTGCGCACCAACATTGCCAGCATCAGGCGGGGTGAAGGCCTTTGCTGAGCATAGTCATATAGTTCTTTATGCTGGCTAAGGCCAGACAATTCAGACTCCCGGTACATATGGTAAGGCGGGTAACAGGTATCGGCATAAAGTTCGAACCCCAGTGCAGCTGCCCGCACGCAAAAATGGCGGTCTTCACCAATCAAGTCAAGATTATAAATTTTTCGAAAAGAAACACCCGCTCGCAAAGCCGCGGCGCTAATCAGCGTACACGCTCCAAGTCCTCCTACCTTGTATATTCCTGGACATTGTAGCATGCGCAAAAAATTATTTTGCCGTTGGGCAGTTTCTTCAGGACTTAACTCTTCCCCTGTCTGCAGAGCATGCAGCCGGTACTGCCCCCCCAGCCACACCTGCGGCAAAGGAATTAAGTCCTTTTCCCACCTGGTCCAATAGACCTCGGCAACAATATCTTTGCCCAAACTCACAAGGTGGGTAATGGTCTTAGGATGGAGCGCCAAATCGGAATCGACCAGGAAGAGATAATCAAACTCTCTGTCACGCGCCATTTGAATAAATATATCTTTATAGCGGGCCACTTTCCAAATGATGTCGTCCTGCCAAAAATGAGTTTGTTCGTTGCACTGGTAATAATGGGAATTTTCCATACCGCGCAAAATGGTAGTCTGGGGCTTAGCCGCGGCAAAGGCTTGCAGCTGATCACTTAAGACGTCATTGTCGTCAATGAACGCGTACTCTACTGCAAGCCCTGCTGTTTCCAGCTGCGCCAGGCAAGTAAGAAACTCAGCCAAGATGTTTGGTTTCTGCCTAACTGGGCTGGCGATTAACACCCGTTTCACCTAATAACACCCCCTGCCAGAACGATAATGGTAGATCATGGGGCGCAGTCGCTTGCACAAGGACTGCGATCAGCCTGAGCTGTTCCCGCACGGCTAAGTCTGTCGCTTGTTTAATCCTCGCGATATTACCGCCGCCCATTTGCATAAGCGTACATTGCAGCAGCAATATTTCCGCCCCGTTAGTTAAAATGCCATAGACGTGTGCGGGCAGCGGTCCTGCCGTTGGCGCTGCAACAAGCAATTGGCGATATATATTGCAATAAGCTGTCATCGCCGCAATGTCATTGGCCTTGCCCCGCTCGCGAGCAGCGTACAGGCTGGCGGCAAGAGCCAATTCAAACCGACCGGCCTCATATGTCAACCTGAACAAATTTGCCGTTTTTTCTGATGAAAGCACGTTCACTAAAGCTTTCTCGCCTATCTCAGGGTTGTGCAACCACACTCTGAGCAGCCGCTGCCAACAATGCAACACGATTTTGCCCGAACTACTATTAATAGCTTCTATATAACACTCGACCGCCTGATCATATTTCCCAGCCAGCGAATACGCATCACCCAACAAGGCGGTGAGTCGACCACGCTCTGCCAAGTATCCTTTATTTGCCACCTCCTCTAAAGCTGCGACGGCGTCCTGATAGTTATGTCGCTGCATAAGCCACAAGCCATACAGGCAACGTATATCGGCGTTTTCTGGTAGCGCCAGTACAGCCTTGCGAAACCATGTTTCCGCACCAGGGTCGTCAGGCAGTGCCAACTTAACCAGTAAAATCGCCGTAATTAGTTGCGGAATATAGCCTTCATCCCCTTTTAACAAAACAACGGCTTTTTGCAGCCACTCATCTGCCTGTTGATAGTCTTTATTATGAAGGTACTCAATTCCAAGACTGTAATGCAGAAACGGGTCTTGCACATTTTTTCTAAGCGCTTTGCGAATAATGGCGGTGTTACGGTTAAACTTCCGCTTATGTTCAATTTCCTGCCGGCAATACCCATAGTGGCGAATGGTAAAAGGGACGAAAGCAAGCCCGCCGCCTTCATTGCAGCTGAGAATAGTTCCGGCAATCTGCTCGTGAATCGTTCCCACGAATCTGTACTCAGGTAAATTTTTAAATAAACGGACAACATAATCATCAACCATGCTGCCGCTTTCATCTAAATAGCTGCAAATCCGGAAATAATACCCTTCCGCCGGGGTTTGCCGCATAAAGGCGAGTAATTCCTGCCTAGTTACCGAGCTCAGTTCTTCATCGGCATCCAATACTAGCAGCCAATCTCCCTGCGCTTTGCTGATGGCATAGTTGCGAGCCGCCGCAAAATCATCTTCCCACTCGTAAAAAAACACCCGTGCCCCATGCTCTCGCGCAACATTCACTGTATTATCGGTTGACCCTGTATCGACAACGACTATCTCATCCGCAATATTTGCAACGCTCTTTAGACACCGCGCGAGACAATGCTCTTCATTTTTGACGATGATACATAGCGAAAGAAAAACGGCTGTGTTCATCGGTATAACCCCCGCATCCTCGCAGTGTGTTTCAGTTCCTGCTCCGCTTGTTCAAGCTCAGCCAGCAGTTCAGTAGTTGCTACGGGTTCGCTGGCTAGGACTGCATGGACCGCCTTGATGACTTCGGCAAAGCGTTGCTGCTTGCGCACATCACAAGGTTGGGCGACCAAACAGCGGCGCCTAAGGTCAAGTAGCGCTGCCACTGCCTTACGATTGACTAAAGGCTGCGAGACAGCGCAGCACATTTTTTTATAAAGGCAAAATGCCGCCCAAAAGATATCCCGGTATTCCCGCTCGCGCCAAAGCTCCCACAGTTTTTCGCGTGCTTCAGCGCAGCGCTCCAGCATGAGCAAAGCGACAATTTCATCTCCTAAAACTTCGCCACTAAGCCTTTTGCCTTGGCGCCGCATCTGCCGCAAGCACTGTAAAGCGCTATAGATATCGCCCCCATAAATCTGGCATTTAGCTAGCAATTCCCAGCCCGTGTCATGCTCAGGATTTGAGTGAGTCAAACAACGCAAGGCAATAGCCGGCATGCCCAGCGTCCAAAACAATTCGGCCATTTTTTCCGCTACTTCAGGGACTTTAAGATAGTTACGCTCAGCCAGGAAATCCACCACGTCTTGCACACTATGCCGGGTCAATTTTAACAAAACAAGCTGATACAGGGGGTAATAATAGTTTTGAGTATTGTTTAAGGCTGCTACATAGTATTGCATGGCCTCATTATACAAGCCGAGTTTTTCCGCGCAATAGCCCAAATGATAATGGGCCAAGTAGCCATTCGTTCCGTCAGTATGAAAATAAGCCAGCGCCGGCGGCCCTAATTTCACCGCTTCTTGGAACCACTTGCGGGCAACTTCGTATTCGCCTTTCAATTCGAACAGCACGCCGCCGTCGAAAAAAAGATCACAGTAATCGGGATAGCGTTCACTTTCTTCCAGGCATAGACAAATTGCTTTGTCAATTTCTCCCAAATGTTTGTAGCACTGCATAAGGTAGCGAACAGCCGCGCTACGAAAAGTTACTTGCTGCAGTGAAAAATTACTCAACGCTTGACGCAAAGCTACGGCAGCCAGCTCGATTCGCCCCAAGCCAAGCCACTCCGCGCCTAAATAATACTGCCAAAAGGGGTCGTCAGGCTCTTTAGCAAGCGCTTTTTTCAAGAGCGCAATATTTCTGCCCCTCCGCCTGCGCCGCTCCGCTGGCGCAACGGCATCGTGATATATCGCCGGACTCAAGGCAACGCCGATTGTCGCTGGATCACTGACGTGCACATATTCATGAACAAACCCTTTGTAACGGTGCTCCCGCCGAAACAAGCGCAGTACCATAATCCTTTCCTGTTCCCGGCCGTCATTTGCTACTTTCAGGGCATATAAAGGCAAACAATAGGCGCTATAGCGGGGCTGATTAATCAAGGCATGAAGCTCACCCGGCTTGGCGTCCAGGCGCTCATCAGCGTCCAGCGAAAGTATCCATTCATGCGTCGTTTGATCGATAGCAAAGTTACGCGCCGCAGCAAAATCATTCTGCCAAGGCAAACAGTAAACCTTATCTGTAAAAGTTCTGGCAATTTGTACGGTATCGTCGCACGAACCTGTGTCAACGACGACAATCTCGTCCACTACGTCCTTAACACTTGCCAAGCATTTGGCAATACGGCTGCCCTCATTACGCACGATCATTGCTAAGGAAACGCGTTGAAATATCATTCTTGCGGCGCCTCCTCTAAGAGCTGCTTGAAGATTGGCATTTGCGGAAATTGCTGCGCCGCATCCCCCAGCAACTTCCGACGCATCGCTTGATATAACTTTATTAGCTTTACATAGTATTGCGGGCGCCGGGTATCGATGGTTATAGCCCGATGATAACACAGGCTTCCGCGTTCAAACTGGTTTGTCTGAACAAGAATTTCCGCTAAATGGAACCAGGCCTCCGCACTATCGTCATGTTCCTGTAAATATAACTCCGCATATTCAAGCGCGATGTCCCAATATTCATATTTGCTAAAAACATGGGACAGCTCCAAGGCATATTCTTTTTGCACCGTTTTATCTAGCCGCGCTAACAATCCTTGGGCGAGTGCTAATTCTCGCCTGTCCAGCGCACGCAAAACAATATCTTTGACTAGATCTATTCCTTCTTTCCCCAAAACTTGCAGCGGAACAGAACGCCGCGTATATAACGAATCCTTGAGCATGGCAACCACTTTACTTGCATCGGCTGACAAGCCAGCTGCCAAGAATTCATCGCATAAGCTGCGTACTTTTTTACGGTTTTTCAACAACCAAAATCCCACGATTTTATTAAATTGCGCCAACGGAAATTGCGGATGGCCTGGCGGCATTTTGTCCAAAATGCGTATTGCTTCCATCAATCTTTGCTGTTGTATCAAACAAATGGCTTTCAAGACTTCGGTATAAGCTTCAATACTTGAACTATCAATTTTTTCAAAATAATTTAGGGCTAGCTCATACGCCCCTTCTGCAAAGCAAATCATCCCAATCAGGCGGTACGCGTCGGCAGTGCAAAATTCGCAGATTTTCTCGATTGCCCGCATGGCATATTCCGGGTATTTGCGAGGATTTAAAATACGCACAATGGCCTTAAGCGACAGGGCAAACTCCGCATTATCCCTCAGGCTGAGAATATAATAGCGCAGGGCTTCTTCCTCGTCGCCAAACATTTCTGCCAAAGCGCCCAATTGGTAATAGGCGCGAAAGCCGCGGCAGCCGGCAAAAGACGCATAATAGGCCGGCTGTTCTGGTGTAGCAATGGCTCGCTGGAACCATTCCCAAGCACCGGCATATGCTTGCTGCTCGAGCTGGATTATTCCCCCGTAGTAATATAAGTCAGCATAATCGGGAAATAACTGCAGCCCTTTTGTTATAGCCGCCAATGCCAGTTCGTACTCGCGCGCTCCATAGTAAGCCAAGGCGATATACCTAAGCAGTTTGGGGTAGTAAACAACGCCGCTATCAACAGCCGCCGCTACTTTTGCCAATTCATCCGCCGCTTCCAGGTAACGCTCGGCCCGGTATAACTCTACCCCGTAATGGTAGCGTAGCGTTTTATTATCGGGGTCATTAGCACATTCTCTGGTAATAATGCTTAAATTTCTGTTTATTTTGTCCTTAGCGATAATATGTTGCTGTAAGTAGCCATAGTGCCTAATAACAATCCCTTCGGCAACCTTAAATATTGCTTGCTTGTTCTTTTCGAGAATAACGTCAACAATCTGCTCATGAATCGCTCCCCGAAAGCGGTATTCGGGCTTATTGCGAAACATCCTGAATACCAGGTCAGGTACAGTTTCGATGTTGTCGGCCGCGCCGATAAAATTTACGACTTTCATAAAATATCCTTCGCATTCGTCAGTGATCACACGCCGCAGTACATCAGCACTGCCCGGCGCAAGCTCCTCGTCGGCATCAAGAAACAAAATCCAGTCGCCTGTAGCCAGTTCCAAGGAAGCGTTACGAGCAGCGCTAAAATCGTCTTGCCACTTGCGCGAAATTACTTTGGCGCCTGCCAACTCTGCGACTGCTCTTGTCCGGTCTGTCGAGCCCGTATCAACTACGACAATTTCGTCGACCGCCCCGCGCACACTATTTAAACACCGTGCCAAGTTTGCTTCTTCGTCTTTTACAATCATGCACAAACTGATGGTTCTTACCATAAATATTACTCCTTTTGCCTTTTGTATCAGTATATGCTACAGGCATTTGCGCGGTCCAACAAGATAACCATAATCGGCTCAGCCGTGTCACCTCTTTGTTTTTAGTAACATAAAATACACTAACAGCATTGTTTTGCTGAAATGATTACGCAAAGGAGTGTTTACAAAATGCCAAACTTCAAGATCATCCAAGATATAGCCGACCAGGCGCGCGTAAAGGTATACGGTTCGCAAAACCTACCTTTGAAAACCGACGTTGAAGGCAGTTTAGCAATTACCGGCCCTGCAAGCGGCCTTTTGGTCACCGCTCCGGCGCAAGGCCTACTGGTCACTGCTCCGGCCGAAGGGCTGAACGTCACCGGGCCGGTAGGCGGCCTGCTCGTTACTGCGCCGTCCAAAGGCTTAATGGTAACCGCTCCGGCTGAAGGCCTTAGCATTACCGGCCCTGCAGGCGGCCTTTTGGTCACCGCTCCAGCCAATGGCTTGTTGGTTACAAGTACCGGCCTTTCGGTTGTTCCTACCGTAGCGACTACGGATGTGAGCGTGGAGATAACTGGTCTAACCGATACAGCCGGCTGGCCTACCGACACGTACAATGTTATCGGTCTGAGACAGTTTTCGTTTGGCATAGTCAACCGTGCTACTTCGGCCGAAAACGCGCAAGCTACGGTTAAACTACAAATCAGTCCTGACGGTTCCACATGGGTTGACAACAGCAGCGTGGTTACTTTGAACCAGAACTCCGCAACTGCGCTAGTTGCGTCTATCTTCCTCAAATATGCTCGCGTATATTATGCAGCGGTCAACGCGGCCAGTACCGTAGACCTCTCCATCTTCCTGCAAGGGCAAGCTTAATGCCGTGCCAGTTATAAATAAAGAAGTTTGTCTCTGGCGCTATCGTTAGAGGCAAACTTCTTTACATAACGGTCTTGGTATTCCAACCTGTCGTTTTTTTTTTTTTGACGCACAATGCAGCAAAAATTGTTGTTTAAAGGAGGTAAACCATGGGTGAGAAAACATTTAAAAACCCCATAAAAAATGCCACTGCGGTTAATGGCAGAGTCCTACGCCATGAACCATTTAAAGGCGTTACGCTACTTGGTCATGCAATACGCGAGTACAATACGCTTGTCCAGTTTGACATCGCATCTCTACCGCCGTTAATAACCATCGTGCGCAGTTTGTTCAACGTTTATTTGCTCAGGAAAAAATGCGCAAATGCGAACATAAAAAAAACTATTTCAGTTTATCAAATAATATCTCCATGGCGACGAGGCAGTCCGGTGCTGACAAACAACTCGCCGATCGATAGCGTTACCGTTTATGATACTGACAATGTTT from Thermosinus carboxydivorans Nor1 includes:
- a CDS encoding MgtC/SapB family protein → MISDLDICIRVAVAFVLGGIIGYERQSRNKWAGLRTHVLVCLGSCLIMILSINIYYSVQGQTNADPARLAAQVVSGIGFLGAGTIMKEGATVKGLTTAASIWVVSGVGLAVGAGYFWGALFTTCLVLLTLTTLSRLEKSYSQGYTATLLLSIVDKPGQIGKIGSYLGQHCVSIRDIRIEEHDDHGHSLLVTLMLHFPDRVNVNEVIANLMAIDGVMAVKRE
- a CDS encoding DUF6385 domain-containing protein, yielding MPNFKIIQDIADQARVKVYGSQNLPLKTDVEGSLAITGPASGLLVTAPAQGLLVTAPAEGLNVTGPVGGLLVTAPSKGLMVTAPAEGLSITGPAGGLLVTAPANGLLVTSTGLSVVPTVATTDVSVEITGLTDTAGWPTDTYNVIGLRQFSFGIVNRATSAENAQATVKLQISPDGSTWVDNSSVVTLNQNSATALVASIFLKYARVYYAAVNAASTVDLSIFLQGQA
- a CDS encoding glycosyltransferase family 2 protein, producing MNTAVFLSLCIIVKNEEHCLARCLKSVANIADEIVVVDTGSTDNTVNVAREHGARVFFYEWEDDFAAARNYAISKAQGDWLLVLDADEELSSVTRQELLAFMRQTPAEGYYFRICSYLDESGSMVDDYVVRLFKNLPEYRFVGTIHEQIAGTILSCNEGGGLAFVPFTIRHYGYCRQEIEHKRKFNRNTAIIRKALRKNVQDPFLHYSLGIEYLHNKDYQQADEWLQKAVVLLKGDEGYIPQLITAILLVKLALPDDPGAETWFRKAVLALPENADIRCLYGLWLMQRHNYQDAVAALEEVANKGYLAERGRLTALLGDAYSLAGKYDQAVECYIEAINSSSGKIVLHCWQRLLRVWLHNPEIGEKALVNVLSSEKTANLFRLTYEAGRFELALAASLYAARERGKANDIAAMTAYCNIYRQLLVAAPTAGPLPAHVYGILTNGAEILLLQCTLMQMGGGNIARIKQATDLAVREQLRLIAVLVQATAPHDLPLSFWQGVLLGETGVNRQPS
- a CDS encoding glycosyltransferase — protein: MVRTISLCMIVKDEEANLARCLNSVRGAVDEIVVVDTGSTDRTRAVAELAGAKVISRKWQDDFSAARNASLELATGDWILFLDADEELAPGSADVLRRVITDECEGYFMKVVNFIGAADNIETVPDLVFRMFRNKPEYRFRGAIHEQIVDVILEKNKQAIFKVAEGIVIRHYGYLQQHIIAKDKINRNLSIITRECANDPDNKTLRYHYGVELYRAERYLEAADELAKVAAAVDSGVVYYPKLLRYIALAYYGAREYELALAAITKGLQLFPDYADLYYYGGIIQLEQQAYAGAWEWFQRAIATPEQPAYYASFAGCRGFRAYYQLGALAEMFGDEEEALRYYILSLRDNAEFALSLKAIVRILNPRKYPEYAMRAIEKICEFCTADAYRLIGMICFAEGAYELALNYFEKIDSSSIEAYTEVLKAICLIQQQRLMEAIRILDKMPPGHPQFPLAQFNKIVGFWLLKNRKKVRSLCDEFLAAGLSADASKVVAMLKDSLYTRRSVPLQVLGKEGIDLVKDIVLRALDRRELALAQGLLARLDKTVQKEYALELSHVFSKYEYWDIALEYAELYLQEHDDSAEAWFHLAEILVQTNQFERGSLCYHRAITIDTRRPQYYVKLIKLYQAMRRKLLGDAAQQFPQMPIFKQLLEEAPQE
- a CDS encoding sugar-binding transcriptional regulator; its protein translation is MKDIARLHRKIAPELISVMEDRYNILRHIQYAQPVGWRALAAMLGVGERIVRAQVDFLKNAGLVDFSPLGMTVTDEGGALLSELAAYIRLVRGLTDLEEELAVKLRLERVVIIPGDSQADAAVQRELGRAAAGVLSQYLGDNMTIAVSGGSTMATLADAVQFSAPGTTVVPARGGLGEQVEYQANTIAARIAGKLGGRYRLLHIPDGLSEEALEAILASDGNVRAVADMIKRAHILVHGIGQAAQMAARRGLPAETIREITARGAVGEALGQYCTITGDVVYVTNSVGLRLADLTGIGRVIAVAGGSSKAAAIVAVTGAGGQDILITDEAAARAIQGIINS
- a CDS encoding glycosyltransferase, whose product is MKRVLIASPVRQKPNILAEFLTCLAQLETAGLAVEYAFIDDNDVLSDQLQAFAAAKPQTTILRGMENSHYYQCNEQTHFWQDDIIWKVARYKDIFIQMARDREFDYLFLVDSDLALHPKTITHLVSLGKDIVAEVYWTRWEKDLIPLPQVWLGGQYRLHALQTGEELSPEETAQRQNNFLRMLQCPGIYKVGGLGACTLISAAALRAGVSFRKIYNLDLIGEDRHFCVRAAALGFELYADTCYPPYHMYRESELSGLSQHKELYDYAQQRPSPRLMLAMLVRNEADRYLEKVLTHATRYVHEAVILDDASTDHTIAVCRRCLASLPHKIVVNDEPGFHNEVALRKQLWDLAVETKPDWILILDADEVFEDKIVDVMPHLLRSPHFDAYYFRLYDMWTEKQYREDEYWQAHKYYRPFLVRYKPGYNYVWQETAQHCGRFPISIASLRGATCQVRLQHWGWVRPADRLEKYYRYQKLDPQAHYGVREQYLSILDPKPRLLFWQEEE
- a CDS encoding glycosyltransferase, whose translation is MIFQRVSLAMIVRNEGSRIAKCLASVKDVVDEIVVVDTGSCDDTVQIARTFTDKVYCLPWQNDFAAARNFAIDQTTHEWILSLDADERLDAKPGELHALINQPRYSAYCLPLYALKVANDGREQERIMVLRLFRREHRYKGFVHEYVHVSDPATIGVALSPAIYHDAVAPAERRRRRGRNIALLKKALAKEPDDPFWQYYLGAEWLGLGRIELAAVALRQALSNFSLQQVTFRSAAVRYLMQCYKHLGEIDKAICLCLEESERYPDYCDLFFDGGVLFELKGEYEVARKWFQEAVKLGPPALAYFHTDGTNGYLAHYHLGYCAEKLGLYNEAMQYYVAALNNTQNYYYPLYQLVLLKLTRHSVQDVVDFLAERNYLKVPEVAEKMAELFWTLGMPAIALRCLTHSNPEHDTGWELLAKCQIYGGDIYSALQCLRQMRRQGKRLSGEVLGDEIVALLMLERCAEAREKLWELWREREYRDIFWAAFCLYKKMCCAVSQPLVNRKAVAALLDLRRRCLVAQPCDVRKQQRFAEVIKAVHAVLASEPVATTELLAELEQAEQELKHTARMRGLYR